A window from Kluyveromyces lactis strain NRRL Y-1140 chromosome E complete sequence encodes these proteins:
- the SPI1 gene encoding Spi1p (some similarities with uniprot|Q01589 Saccharomyces cerevisiae YDR077w SED1 abundant cell surface glycoprotein) produces the protein MRFLTALTLFSATALAAFENVTSSDIPVPTNGTTSEDLSTAWVTDVETVTEFTTYCPEPTTIITNSKTIIVTEPTTLTITDCPCVITKTTPEAPEKPTETVVPPPAEETTEAEHTKETTVSTEVTSASSSSSHTVQTFDENIGNKVSGGFAGALACLALLL, from the coding sequence ATGAGATTTTTGACCGCTTTGACTCTATTCTCCGCTACTGCTTTGGCagcttttgaaaatgtcaCTTCTAGTGACATTCCGGTCCCAACAAACGGTACTACTTCTGAAGATTTGTCCACCGCTTGGGTTACCGACGTTGAAACTGTCACTGAGTTCACTACTTACTGTCCAGAACCAACCACTATCATCACTAACAGTAAGACCATCATCGTTACTGAACCAACTACGTTGACTATCACAGACTGTCCATGTGTTATCACAAAGACTACTCCTGAAGCTCCAGAAAAGCCTACTGAAACTGTTGTTCCACCACCAGCTGAAGAGACCACCGAAGCTGAACATACTAAGGAAACAACTGTTTCTACTGAAGTGACTTCTGCTTCCTCTTCAAGCTCTCATACCGTGCAAACCTTTGATGAGAATATCGGTAACAAGGTTTCTGGTGGCTTCGCAGGTGCACTAGCATGCTTGGCGTTATTGTTATAG
- the UBP3 gene encoding mRNA-binding ubiquitin-specific protease UBP3 (some similarities with uniprot|Q01477 Saccharomyces cerevisiae YER151C UBP3 Ubiquitin-specific protease that interacts with Bre5p to co-regulate anterograde and retrograde transport between endoplasmic reticulum and Golgi compartments inhibitor of gene silencing cleaves ubiquitin fusions but not polyubiquitin): MDARDYSGSMYPPQEPGQDMGNMAYMVPPSQFGFANMYMDMNGYSAPAGHYPPYPMAIYAPTMDAMAHQQPHPPQPKKKMTFNKNANFKPNAFNNYIPMNANVPNISPGSSKSSEKGLEYRFEVGNATYFNSEALKESYPIYINTNFAEFSRAKSTMEELRKSYSNFKTATVANEPNSVTEETRESEPQREANGEPIPKTEVNSSKEVESISASEEKVEEKVLKSTEYQTSSDPTAPPRSNTASPTPTKSSVSPKPAQTLPVKSWSKLAAGSLGKPKQQLAVTNLASKKGKKYVPPSVKSPEPLGSVALRVCFDKNFTNHTLQSTKAKKLITELVPRGIYNKGSICFISSVLQLLIHCRSFVNLLNVIHTTTVSRTNSVSPLLNACMDVFKRFDRETIVNELNETRENSKTKSKSSNLNENIISIDPEPFYKSISTLPKFKDLTWGRQEDAEEFLTHMLDQLHEEFIGSINTLNSNDILNIFQSLQEDDQKVFFLKYISKYKSASFAEKPEQSLKALFEKYKQTNDLSDEEDKEWKEVSKKGKKSKNASKRITEVESSPISTIFGGQFRSVLDTPQNKESQSITYDPFQTIQLDISSPDVIDLESAFKKFSEQESIELKSSSGNDVEAKKHTCIDKLPQALLIQFKRFSFVSQSSKNDLSNYNSFNGRIEKIRKMVKYNHELTIPKESISPNLVSTSNSEESFKYYLSGVIYHHGVSPSGGHYTCDVYDKDLDKWYRIDDVNVDEIKNKEDILRSGDSASDSRTAYILLYEKSS; this comes from the coding sequence ATGGACGCCAGAGACTATTCAGGATCTATGTATCCTCCACAAGAGCCTGGCCAAGACATGGGCAACATGGCTTACATGGTACCACCGTCGCAGTTCGGCTTTGCCAACATGTATATGGATATGAACGGCTACAGCGCACCTGCAGGACATTATCCACCCTATCCTATGGCTATTTATGCTCCTACTATGGACGCCATGGCACATCAACAGCCTCATCCTCCGCagccaaagaaaaagatgaCTTTCAACAAGAACGCAAACTTCAAACCTAATGCATTCAATAACTACATACCAATGAATGCAAATGTTCCAAACATCTCTCCAGGctcttccaaatcttcGGAAAAGGGTTTGGAATACAGATTCGAGGTTGGCAATGCGACTTATTTCAATAGCgaagctttgaaagaaagctACCCCATCTACATTAACACAAACTTCGCAGAGTTTTCAAGGGCGAAATCAACAATGGAAGAATTAAGAAAGAGCTACTCCAACTTCAAAACAGCAACCGTTGCTAATGAACCTAATTCTGTGACTGAAGAGACTAGGGAGAGTGAACCTCAAAGAGAAGCAAATGGAGAGCCTATTCCGAAAACCGAAGTTaactcttcaaaagaagtaGAATCTATTTCTGCTTCAGAGGAAAAAGTCGAAGAAAAGGTTCTGAAGTCAACTGAATATCAGACATCATCGGATCCGACGGCTCCTCCAAGATCAAATACAGCTTCGCCAACACCCACCAAATCCTCAGTTTCACCAAAGCCCGCTCAGACGCTTCCCGTAAAATCTTGGTCAAAACTTGCAGCCGGTAGTTTAGGTAAACCAAAACAACAGCTGGCGGTGACAAATCTAGCCTCaaagaaaggaaagaaatatgtTCCCCCCTCGGTGAAAAGTCCTGAGCCTTTAGGATCTGTGGCCCTAAGAGTTTGTTTCGACAAGAATTTTACTAATCACACTCTTCAGAGTACCAAAGCGAAAAAGCTGATCACTGAATTAGTACCAAGAGGTATCTACAATAAAGGTAGTATATGcttcatttcttcagttttACAACTGTTGATTCATTGTCGGAGTTTTGTAAACCTTTTAAATGTGATTCATACCACCACCGTCAGTCGAACAAATTCAGTTTCACCACTACTAAATGCTTGTATGGATGTATTCAAACGTTTTGATAGAGAGACAATCGTTAATGAACTAAATGAAACAAGGGAAAATTCAAAGACAAAGTCgaaatcttcaaacttgaatgaaaacatcattTCGATAGACCCAGAACCTTTCTATAAGTCAATTTCAACCCTCCCAAAGTTTAAAGATTTAACATGGGGACGTCAAGAAGATGCTGAAGAGTTCTTAACCCATATGTTGGACCAACTTCATGAGGAGTTCATCGGAAGTATCAATACTCTAAATAGCAACGAcatcttgaatattttccaaagtttgCAGGAAGATGACCAGAAGGTGTTCTTCTTAAagtatatttcaaagtacaAAAGCGCTTCTTTCGCTGAGAAACCTGAACAATCATTGAAGGCACtatttgagaaatataaGCAAACTAATGATTTaagtgatgaagaagataaagAGTGGAAGGAAGTAAGtaagaaaggaaaaaaatccaagaatGCATCGAAGCGAATCACCGAGGTGGAATCAAGTCcgatttcaacaattttcGGTGGACAATTCCGCTCTGTACTCGATACACCTCAAAACAAAGAGTCTCAATCAATTACTTATGATCCGTTTCAAACTATCCAGCTAGATATTTCTAGCCCAGATGTTATTGACTTAGAATCTGCTTTCAAGAAGTTTAGCGAACAagaatcaattgaattgaagagCTCATCTGGCAATGACGTAGAAGCTAAGAAACACACGTGTATTGATAAGCTCCCACAAGCTCTTTTAATacaattcaaaagattctcATTCGTTTCACAATCATCAAAAAATGACTTGAGTAATTACAACTCTTTCAATGGGCGTATCGAGAAGATTAGAAAAATGGTGAAATATAATCATGAATTGACAATTCCTAAGGAGTCAATCTCTCCAAATCTTGTTTCAACAAGCAATTCCGAGGAAAGCTTCAAATATTACTTGAGTGGTGTGATATATCACCATGGTGTTTCTCCTAGTGGAGGTCATTATACTTGCGATGTTTACGATAAAGATCTGGACAAATGGTATAGAATTGACGATGTCAATGTTGATGAGATTAAAAACAAAGAGGACATCCTAAGAAGTGGTGACAGTGCCTCTGATTCAAGAACAGCGTATATCTTATTGTACGAAAAGTCCAGTTAA
- a CDS encoding uncharacterized protein (some similarities with uniprot|P08640 Saccharomyces cerevisiae YIR019C MUC1 GPI-anchored cell surface glycoprotein required for diploid pseudohyphal formation and haploid invasive growth transcriptionally regulated by the MAPK pathway (via Ste12p and Tec1p) and the cAMP pathway (via Flo8p)): MHFTIVGLICWLVLAVGPAAASNNNCDFVKGNHGSGSFEPINGCPCLDFSFRSQNTRTMPYNIELENVKWVESNIYTVTLHVTGQKQIPLKSLWSLKIIGVNSPDGSTFQLFGYNEKTYLIDNPTDWTATFRVYGQADSNDPSIVWMPTFQIQYEYCQGSADCSDWSYGTTTFDLITGCNNYDNYKRSQTDAGSYFWPAQLSGETKYPQSYPCEKPTSTLASSSSTSTSSTSSSASSTSTISVSSTSSLRSTSSASTSSISSTSSTSSSSVSTTSSMPSASSAVPVDFTGGDHGSGSVEPINGCPCLDFSFHSQNTGTMQYSIVPEEVNWVQDNIYTVTLHVTGQKQIPLKSLWSLKIIGVNSPDGSTFQLFGYNEKTYLIDNPTDWTATFRVYGQADSNDPSIVWMPTFQIQYEYCQGSADCSDWSYGTTTFDLITGCNNYDNYKRSQTDAGSYFWPAQLSGETKYPQSYPCEKPTSTLASSSSTSTSSTSIISSGVSTITTAEPQEQTSTASSTEAITSSDVISTESSTEATSTDVTSTEAITSDVTSAEVPFDGSLSFSRTSVPEEQTPTESSTEAITSSDVTSTESSTEATTSEATSTESSTEATTSDVTSTESPTEATSTESSTSSTTTADPQEQTSTESSTEATTSDVISTESSTSSTTTANPQEQTSTESSTEATTSEATSTESSTEATTSDVISTESSTEATSTESFTSSTTTADPQEQTSTESSTEAITSEATSTESSTEATTSEATSTESSTEATSTESSTSSTTTADPQEQTSTESSTEATTSEATTSDVISTESSTEATSTESFTSSTTTADPQEQTSTESSTEATTSDVISTESSTEATTSEATSTESSTEATTSDVISTESSTEATSTESFTSSTTTADPQEQTSTESSTEAITSEATSTESSTEAITSEATSTEATSTESSTEATTSEATSTESSTEATTSDVISTESSTEATSTESSTESSTEATSTESSTEATTSDVISTESSTEATSTESFTSSTTTADPQEQTSTESSTEATTSEATSTESSTEATTSEATSTESSTEATSTESSTSSTTTADPQEQTSTESSTEATTSEATSTESSTEAITSSDVTSTESSTEATSTEATSTESSTEAITSEATTSEATSTESSTEATTSTESSTEATTSDVISTESSTESSTEATSTESSTEATTSDVISTESSTEATTSEATSTESSTEATTSDVISTESSTESSTEATSTESSTEATTSDVISTESSTEATSTESSTESSTEATSTESSTEATTSDVISTESSTEAITSSDVTSTESSTEATSTESFTSSTTTADPQEQTSTESSSEVTSTGSSTVITVSSTTILEPEERTSTESSSEVTSTGSSTVLTASSTTILEPEERTSTESSSEVTSTGSSTVIIASSTTILEPEERTSTESSTEATSTESPIEATKSSDIISTQSSNTSTEEDNYYTSALPPTVPESTTEMSSTSASFTPLIPSALYPNSTITSATATTTEETSDINSQSSTVPTDSQTSITSDLTTDYSISESSQTVTSFETESNDDISAVVTPTQSSTTTLAVPPDRLTTLSESSSTISSATTSTTTADPEEAASLSTPATISSSEFISSEIPTAVSETTIFSGSSDSITTLLNTVTEETTKTSVTGPETESKTTGTITETNPPNVIVSSSITSDEVTVFSGTDTLTTNPSSSTSTVTSTSYETDSKGHVTKTNVYTETLVVPCETTDNTIYQTNPKGETTGTTVVHTSTVPTGVTNEIATDSETQTSTEIATETKSQVAAETKNPEAKNPDAATETASKSNSNTQPVPSYISSVTTTAQQPAISSESSVPAASSATGTSSKTTPTAAVYTGGASASIIFNRFTLIVLPFLLTMAIM, encoded by the coding sequence ATGCACTTTACAATAGTAGGTCTAATATGTTGGTTAGTATTGGCTGTCGGACCAGCCGCTGCTTCCAACAACAATTGTGATTTTGTTAAAGGAAACCACGGCTCCGGTTCTTTTGAACCCATCAATGGTTGTCCATGCTTGGATTTCTCCTTCCGTTCCCAGAATACCAGAACAATGCCTTATAATattgaacttgaaaatgtcaaatgGGTGGAAAGCAACATTTACACTGTTACTTTACATGTCACCGGTCAGAAACAGATTCCATTGAAATCTCTATGGTCTTTGAAAATCATTGGCGTCAATTCACCAGATGGTTCGACTTTCCAATTATTTGGATACAATGAAAAAACTTACTTAATTGATAACCCAACGGACTGGACTGCCACCTTCCGTGTTTATGGTCAAGCCGATTCCAATGATCCATCGATTGTTTGGATGCCTacctttcaaattcaatatgAGTACTGTCAAGGTAGTGCTGATTGTTCTGATTGGTCTTATGGTACAACCACCTTCGATTTAATCACTGGCTGTAACAACTATGATAACTACAAGAGATCTCAAACAGATGCGGGAAGTTATTTCTGGCCAGCTCAATTGAGTGGTGAAACCAAATATCCTCAGAGCTATCCATGTGAGAAGCCTACCTCTACTTTAGCCTCGAGCTCTTCCACTTCCACCAGTTCAACGAGTAGCTCTGCCAGCTCCACTAGTACTATTTCCGTAAGCTCCACAAGCTCACTTCGTTCCACCAGTTCCGCTAGTACCAGTTCCATTAGTTCTACCAGCTCCACTAGTAGTAGTTCCGTAAGCACAACCAGCTCCATGCCTTCAGCCAGTTCCGCTGTTCCAGTTGACTTTACTGGTGGTGATCACGGTTCTGGTTCTGTAGAACCCATCAATGGTTGTCCATGCTTGGATTTCTCTTTCCACTCTCAGAATACAGGAACAATGCAATACAGTATTGTGCCTGAGGAAGTGAACTGGGTACAAGATAACATTTATACTGTTACTTTGCATGTCACCGGTCAGAAACAGATTCCATTGAAATCTCTATGGTCTTTGAAAATCATTGGCGTCAATTCACCAGATGGTTCGACTTTCCAATTATTTGGATACAATGAAAAAACTTACTTAATTGATAACCCAACGGACTGGACTGCCACCTTCCGTGTTTATGGTCAAGCCGATTCCAATGATCCATCGATTGTTTGGATGCCTacctttcaaattcaatatgAGTACTGTCAAGGTAGTGCTGATTGTTCTGATTGGTCTTATGGTACAACCACCTTCGATTTAATCACTGGCTGTAACAACTATGATAACTACAAGAGATCTCAAACAGATGCGGGAAGTTATTTCTGGCCAGCTCAATTGAGTGGTGAAACCAAATATCCTCAGAGCTATCCATGTGAGAAGCCTACCTCTACTTTAGCCTCGAGCTCTTCCACTTCCACCAGTTCAACAAGTATCATATCTTCAGGCGTCTCCACAATTACTACCGCAGAGCcacaagaacaaacttcAACCGCGTCTTCTACCGAAGCCATTActtcttctgatgttatttcaactgaatcctcaactgaagctacttcaactgaTGTTACCTCAACCGAAGCTATCACTTCTGATGTTACATCAGCTGAAGTACCTTTTGATGGTTCCTTATCTTTTAGCCGCACTTCAGTGCCAGAAGAGCAAACTCCAACAGAGTCTTCCACTGAAGCTATCActtcttctgatgttacatcaactgaatcttccacTGAAGCTACCACTTCTGAAGCTACctcaactgaatcttccacCGAAGCTACCACTTCTGATGTTACATCAACTGAATCTCccactgaagctacttcaacCGAATCTTCCACTTCCTCTACTACTACTGCAGACCcacaagaacaaacttcaactgaatcttctacCGAAGCTACTACTTCTGATGTTATCTCAACCGAATCTTCCACTTCCTCTACTACTACTGCAAACCcacaagaacaaacttcaactgaatcttctacCGAAGCTACCACTTctgaagctacttcaacCGAATCTTCCACCGAAGCTACCACTTCTGATGTTATCTCAACCGAATCTTCAactgaagctacttcaactgaatctttcaCTTCCTCTACTACTACTGCAGACCcacaagaacaaacttcaactgaatcttctacCGAAGCTATCACTTctgaagctacttcaacCGAGTCTTCCACTGAAGCTACCACTTCTGAAGCTACctcaactgaatcttccactgaagctacttcaacCGAATCTTCCACTTCCTCTACTACTACTGCAGACCcacaagaacaaacttcaactgaatcttctacCGAAGCTACCACTTCTGAAGCTACCACTTCTGATGTTATCTCAACCGAGTCTTccactgaagctacttcaactgaatctttcaCTTCCTCTACTACTACTGCAGACCcacaagaacaaacttcaactgaatcttctacCGAAGCTACCACTTCTGATGTTATCTCAACCGAATCTTCAACTGAAGCTACCACTTctgaagctacttcaactgaatcttccacCGAAGCTACCACTTCTGATGTTATCTCAACCGAGTCTTccactgaagctacttcaactgaatctttcaCTTCCTCTACTACTACTGCAGACCcacaagaacaaacttcaactgaatcttctacCGAAGCTATCACTTctgaagctacttcaactgaatcttctacCGAAGCTATCACTTctgaagctacttcaactgaagctacttcaaccgagtcttccactgaagctaccacttctgaagctacttcaactgaatcttccacCGAAGCTACTACTTCTGATGTTATCTCAACCGAATCTTccactgaagctacttcaacCGAATCTTCTACCGAGTCTTccactgaagctacttcaactgaatcttccacCGAAGCTACCACTTCTGATGTTATCTCAACCGAGTCTTccactgaagctacttcaactgaatctttcaCTTCCTCTACTACTACTGCAGACCcacaagaacaaacttcaactgaatcttctacCGAAGCTACCACTTCTGAAGCTACctcaactgaatcttccacTGAAGCTACCACTTCTGAAGCTACctcaactgaatcttccactgaagctacttcaacCGAATCTTCCACTTCCTCTACTACTACTGCAGACCcacaagaacaaacttcaactgaatcttctacCGAAGCTACCACTTCTGAAGCTACctcaactgaatcttccactgaagctatcacttcttctgatgttacatcaactgaatcttccactgaagctacttcaactgaagctacttcaacCGAGTCTTCCACTGAAGCTATCACTTCTGAAGCTACCACTTctgaagctacttcaactgaatcttccacCGAAGCTActacttcaactgaatcttccacCGAAGCTACTACTTCTGATGTTATCTCAACCGAATCTTCTACCGAGTCTTccactgaagctacttcaactgaatcttccacCGAAGCTACCACTTCTGATGTTATCTCAACCGAGTCTTCCACTGAAGCTACCACTTctgaagctacttcaactgaatcttccacCGAAGCTACTACTTCTGATGTTATCTCAACCGAATCTTCTACCGAGTCTTccactgaagctacttcaactgaatcttccacCGAAGCTACCACTTCTGATGTTATCTCAACCGAGTCTTccactgaagctacttcaacCGAATCTTCTACCGAGTCTTccactgaagctacttcaactgaatcttccacCGAAGCTACTACTTCTGATGTTATCTCAACCGAGTCTTCCACTGAAGCTATCActtcttctgatgttacatcaactgaatcttccactgaagctacttcaactgaatctttcaCTTCCTCTACTACTACTGCAGACCcacaagaacaaacttcaactgaGTCGTCTTCTGAAGTCACCTCAACTGGATCCTCAACTGTAATTACCGTATCGTCAACCACGATCTTAGAGCCAGAAGAACGAACTTCAACTGAGTCGTCTTCTGAAGTCACATCAACTGGATCCTCAACGGTACTTACCGCATCGTCAACCACGATCTTAGAGCCAGAAGAACGAACTTCAACTGAGTCGTCTTCTGAAGTCACCTCAACTGGATCCTCAACTGTAATTATCGCATCGTCAACCACGATCTTAGAGCCAGAAGAACgaacttcaactgaatcctcaactgaagctacttcaactgaatcaCCTATCGAGGCTACCAAATCTTCTGACATTATCTCAACTCAATCATCTAACACTAGCACTGAGGAAGATAATTACTATACCAGCGCTTTGCCTCCAACCGTGCCCGAAAGCACCACTGAGATGTCTTCGACTTCTGCCTCTTTCACTCCTCTAATCCCATCAGCTCTCTACCCCAACTCTACCATAACCTCTGCTACAGCCACTACAACTGAAGAAACATCTGATATTAACAGCCAGTCGTCGACTGTTCCAACGGATTCACAAACTTCAATTACCTCTGATTTGACTACTGATTATTCTATTTCCGAATCCAGTCAAACAGTAACATCGTTTGAAACAGAATCgaatgatgatatttcagCAGTTGTTACACCAACTCAATCTTCAACAACGACGCTTGCAGTTCCACCAGATAGATTGACCACTCTGTCAGAAAGCAGCTCTACTATTTCTTCTGCAACAACATCAACTACCACAGCTGATCCGGAAGAAGCTGCTTCATTATCTACTCCCGCTACCATCTCTTCCAGTGAATTTATTAGTAGCGAAATACCAACCGCCGTTAGTGAAACAACCATCTTCTCAGGAAGCTCCGATAGTATTACGACTTTGTTAAACACCGTAACCGAAGAGACCACCAAGACCTCAGTTACTGGTCCAGAAACTGAATCTAAAACTACCGGGACGATTACTGAGACCAACCCACCAAATGTtattgtttcttcatccatcACATCCGATGAAGTTACGGTGTTCTCTGGAACTGATACTTTGACAACAAACCCAAGTTCAAGCACATCGACTGTGACTTCCACCTCATATGAAACCGATTCTAAGGGCCATGTTACGAAGACAAACGTATACACTGAAACACTAGTTGTTCCATGTGAAACCACCGATAACACAATATACCAAACAAATCCCAAGGGTGAAACCACCGGTACTACTGTTGTACACACCTCTACTGTTCCAACTGGTGTAACAAACGAAATTGCAACTGATTCCGAAACCCAAACCTCTACCGAAATTGCAACTGAGACCAAGAGTCAAGTCGCTGCTGAAACAAAGAACCCTGAAGCAAAGAACCCTGATGCAGCCACAGAAACTGCTTCTAAATCCAATTCTAATACCCAACCGGTTCCTTCTTACATTTCTTCCGTCACAACAACCGCTCAACAACCAGCCATCTCATCAGAGTCCAGCGTACCAGCTGCCTCTTCAGCAACGGGTACTTCATCGAAAACTACTCCAACCGCAGCTGTATACACTGGTGGTGCATCTGCCTCAATTATTTTCAACCGCTTCACTTTAATCGTTTTACCATTCTTATTAACGATGGCTATTATGTGA